The following are from one region of the Aspergillus chevalieri M1 DNA, chromosome 1, nearly complete sequence genome:
- a CDS encoding putative GPI-anchored cell surface glycoprotein (COG:S;~EggNog:ENOG410PY7W) — MEHPSNSRRSSSRASRIATQEPDTNESFMSQTSQSQSLPTTPLTTTFEKPIPGKRRRTQQSVDGDDKASQMSQDVPETPNQNDSFSAPQVTTSGFVAVNHARNHKPDGPNGDTAETATPASNGKRNSQSAKQSNLHAFLENARHFVTETEVAESKKDKPDKAPALETSVTEGNRKTRKSMPAKLKEAGGVENTPDQTQITTPRPGRKSKNAAAEANAKISKMSARGPRQKNTEKALKEQNNATSATPLPPSSTRRDRKSARKNQETAADSTNATPLRSTTRRRGVPQEVNGTREPEVPDSALHSPDSIQSDNDTEVYVDGQMDGQASPKSSATARISRRNRKPTMRAMESFESEKRYRRKRGASARADSQSGELNGTVHPDLALVAQRLFELAVEAVSPSFKPTPDAKTQLSQLRKEYYAKKEQQNAPSISTRKGKATAAATPATAATSKPGVTKKSKQISQPWTDEKGWKHTGFVNEHGEEYLLVPSDSEVYRPNNTYGDSKLPLPPIRLKSREQLDKDRIFGFPPRIGERNLPRNSQFTFYYEDVDEVRERILAREEARRIGIPVDRSMQAADIRAKIAQHPSKPEIPKETPKPVEKVRRRRRTQVPPNEESSDYQPKQRRRRRATAPGTSAQASAPESPDKKSMKIKLKFGKGIAAAIDAGNNGTNAEPPKKPRQEIDDDPNLETPSTGLPHQMHNEHKTLDHDTPSPPRKRNLSAAEDNPDEAPPAKKQKLSESEAATADDDQATGQGANDTPGRRPRRRATGNWWDIAGI, encoded by the coding sequence AATTCCCGGCGTAGTTCTTCGCGTGCTTCCCGCATAGCAACGCAAGAACCTGATACCAACGAGTCCTTCATGTCTCAAACATCTCAGTCTCAATCTCTCCCTACTACCCCCCTCACTACCACCTTTGAAAAGCCAATCCCTGGGAAACGCCGGAGGACACAGCAGTCAGTGGACGGTGATGACAAGGCTTCGCAAATGTCGCAGGATGTGCCTGAGACGCCAAATCAGAATGACTCATTTAGTGCTCCTCAGGTAACAACATCCGGCTTTGTCGCCGTAAATCACGCACGGAATCATAAGCCCGACGGTCCAAATGGCGACACGGCCGAGACCGCTACTCCGGCATCTAATGGAAAACGCAACTCTCAGTCTGCGAAACAGTCTAATCTACACGCCTTTCTTGAGAATGCGCGTCATTTTGTGACTGAGACAGAGGTGGCTGAATCAAAGAAAGACAAGCCTGACAAAGCACCCGCACTGGAAACCTCCGTGACTGAAGGCAACCGCAAAACGCGAAAGTCCATGCCAGCTAAACTAAAGGAAGCTGGAGGCGTTGAAAACACCCCTGACCAGACTCAAATAACTACGCCGCGTCCAGGACGCAAGTCGAAGAATGCAGCAGCCGAAGCCAATGCCAAAATCTCGAAGATGTCTGCTCGTGGACCTCGACAGAAGAACACCGAGAAGGCCCTCAAAGAGCAAAACAATGCAACATCTGCTACTCCATTACCGCCGTCAAGCACCCGTCGTGACCGCAAGTCCGCAAGGAAAAATCAAGAAACCGCCGCAGACTCTACTAATGCTACTCCATTGCGATCTACGACTAGAAGACGTGGAGTTCCCCAGGAGGTGAACGGAACTCGTGAACCAGAAGTGCCAGATAGTGCATTGCATTCTCCGGACAGTATTCAATCCGACAACGACACGGAGGTATATGTCGACGGTCAAATGGACGGTCAAGCATCACCGAAAAGCTCGGCAACCGCCCGGATTTCACGAAGAAATAGGAAGCCTACGATGCGTGCGATGGAGTCCTTCGAGTCAGAAAAGAGATACCGCCGAAAGAGAGGCGCTTCTGCCAGAGCTGATTCACAGTCTGGTGAATTAAACGGAACCGTTCATCCCGATCTGGCACTTGTTGCCCAACGGTTGTTCGAATTAGCCGTGGAAGCCGTGTCACCAAGTTTCAAACCGACCCCAGATGCCAAAACCCAGCTTTCCCAGTTACGCAAGGAGTATTACGCCAAGAAAGAACAACAGAACGCTCCGTCAATATCGACACGTAAGGGTAAGGCTACGGCGGCCGCGACCCCGGCGACAGCAGCGACAAGTAAACCAGGTGTTACAAAGAAAAGTAAGCAAATCTCGCAACCGTGGACGGACGAGAAAGGCTGGAAACACACCGGTTTTGTCAACGAGCATGGAGAGGAGTACCTTCTGGTACCTTCTGACTCTGAAGTGTATCGCCCAAACAACAcctatggcgactcaaagCTCCCGCTACCACCAATCCGGTTGAAGTCTCGCGAACAGCTCGACAAAGACCGCATTTTCGGCTTCCCCCCACGCATCGGAGAGCGCAACCTCCCCCGAAATAGCCAATTCACATTTTACTACGAAGATGTCGACGAAGTAAGGGAGAGAATACTGGCCCGCGAGGAGGCGCGCCGGATTGGTATTCCCGTCGATCGATCGATGCAGGCCGCAGATATCCGTGCTAAGATTGCCCAACACCCTTCTAAACCAGAAATCCCGAAGGAAACGCCTAAGCCGGTCGAGAAGGTCCGCAGGCGACGCCGGACTCAGGTGCCACCGAATGAGGAAAGCTCGGACTATCAGCCCAAGCAGCGACGGCGCCGTCGCGCTACGGCACCGGGAACATCGGCTCAAGCGTCTGCACCCGAGTCACCCGATAAGAAATCGATGAAGATTAAATTGAAATTCGGAAAGGGTATCGCCGCTGCTATCGATGCTGGGAATAACGGCACGAATGCCGAACCTCCCAAGAAACCAAGACAGGAAATAGATGATGATCCTAATCTTGAAACCCCCAGTACTGGTCTACCACATCAAATGCACAATGAACATAAGACTCTcgaccatgacactccaagTCCACCAAGAAAACGCAATCTCTCGGCGGCTGAAGATAATCCAGATGAGGCACCCCCGGCTAAGAAACAGAAGCTCTCAGAATCCGAGGCGGCCACCGCTGATGATGATCAGGCGACTGGGCAGGGAGCAAACGATACCCCCGGTCGGCGGCCCCGCCGTCGCGCTACGGGCAATTGGTGGGACATTGCGGGCATCTAG
- a CDS encoding uncharacterized protein (COG:S;~EggNog:ENOG410PN7N;~InterPro:IPR036864,IPR001138;~PFAM:PF00172;~TransMembrane:1 (o461-481i);~go_function: GO:0000981 - DNA-binding transcription factor activity, RNA polymerase II-specific [Evidence IEA];~go_function: GO:0008270 - zinc ion binding [Evidence IEA];~go_process: GO:0006355 - regulation of transcription, DNA-templated [Evidence IEA]): MRRGTRSCTACRRRKVRCSYPLGQTSKCVHCVRRGSTCVPQGEDIDVDIEVPASAETIELAEERERSEHEEAFFEALKEVRQSVAGLSAREPGGRDTRRSESLENDCAPIIRLFNHELIGGARRQPTPNTTHPTPSKQHLTALKALTHALPPDSEVTYIFHHRTDWWPAWRESFGLLWGDQDDTTLPSFATRAIRTAHPSLLGTLLLCLALSTGEHARYIPVVEQYILNDDELASGKYGFQCLMALGLCLLSSLQPRRAWTVYRRANTLLQLHGIHRRHRENAMLDSLFWQLFAADRWASLLIGLPYSVPEALCDLYIPSAPGVDGITAVDYHYRHLSILTRRVIDCLQSLQGPSLSSAVSVEERIDEVTGHLPPGYVDLSQLSICPNYKEKYTRAFRLANIHQLKAFLYLPFFLNSPAHEHGYDRQGYGRTICVHSARTLLEAYLVLYESDPDATSIDNAFKLSSLTALTAVVIVFLDLIGERHTSQNQDQRNGHGYDEALINRTITALRGCAAGMPGSLCGQCCTALETLLDNTRAVGRGRGRGERKEVRRIVVPYFGVVSIERKNGRGAAGTHDGNEIAVTNEEVGFNGNGLDLVLDDLLWAYQGPWMGNDMGVLPEEANSYATFDLTNDFWQPQ; the protein is encoded by the exons ATGAGAAGGGGCACTCGCAGCTGTACTGCAT GCCGCCGTCGAAAAGTCCGCTGTTCATATCCCTTGGGCCAGACTAGCAAGTGCGTGCATTGTGTTCGACGGGGGTCGACTTGCGTGCCGCAGGGAGAGGATATAGATGTAGATATTGAAGTACCGGCTAGCGCTGAAACAATTGAACTGGCtgaagagagggagaggtCTGAACATGAAGAGGCGTTTTTCGAGGCGTTGAAAGAAGTGCGGCAGAGTGTCGCTGGGTTATCTGCAAGGGAACCGGGAGGACGGGATACTAGGAGATCGGAATCATTGGAAAATGACTGTGCACCAATTATCAGGCTTTTCAATCATGAATTA ATCGGCGGCGCTCGACGACAACCAACACCCAACACAACACATCCAACCCCATCAAAGCAACACCTCACAGCTCTAAAAGCCCTCACCCACGCCCTACCTCCCGACTCAGAAGTAACGTACATATTTCACCATCGTACCGACTGGTGGCCAGCATGGCGCGAATCCTTCGGTCTCCTCTGGGGCGACCAAGATGACACAACCCTCCCATCCTTCGCAACCCGCGCCATTCGCACAGCCCATCCTTCCCTCCTGGGTACACTCTTACTCTGCCTCGCGTTGAGCACGGGCGAGCATGCGCGGTACATCCCGGTAGTAGAGCAGTATATTCTCAACGACGACGAGCTGGCTTCCGGCAAGTACGGTTTTCAGTGTCTGATGGCGTTGGGGTTATGTCTGCTTAGTTCATTACAGCCGCGTCGTGCGTGGACGGTATACAGACGTGCTAATACACTGCTGCAACTACACGGTATTCATCGACGACATAGGGAGAATGCGATGTTGGACTCGCTGTTCTGGCAGCTATTCGCGGCGGATCGGTGGGCGAGTTTGTTAATCGGGTTACCGTATTCCGTCCCCGAGGCGCTGTGCGATTTGTACATCCCGTCGGCTCCGGGCGTGGATGGGATTACGGCCGTGGACTATCATTACCGGCATCTTAGTATCCTAACAAGAAGAGTTATCGATTGTCTACAATCACTTCAAGGACCATCGCTTTCCAGCGCCGTGTCTGTCGAGGAGCGCATTGATGAAGTCACAGGCCATCTACCACCCGGATACGTGGATCTGTCCCAGCTATCTATATGTCCAAATTACAAGGAAAAGTACACGCGCGCGTTCCGACTGGCAAATATCCACCAACTCAAAGCATTTTTGTATCTTCCGTTCTTCCTCAATTCCCCGGCACACGAGCACGGATATGATAGACAAGGCTACGGCCGGACAATCTGTGTTCACAGCGCGAGAACACTACTAGAAGCATATCTGGTACTCTACGAAAGCGACCCGGATGCAACGAGTATTGACAATGCCTTTAAACTCTCGTCTCTTACCGCGCTCACCGCTGTAGTTATCGTGTTTTTGGATTTAATCGGTGAGCGGCATACGAGTCAGAACCAAGATCAGAGGAACGGGCATGGGTACGATGAGGCCCTGATTAACAGGACGATCACAGCACTCAGGGGCTGTGCTGCGGGGATGCCGGGGTCGTTATGTGGACAGTGCTGTACGGCTTTGGAGACGTTGTTGGATAACACTCGAGCtgtggggagggggagggggaggggggagaggaaggaggtgAGGAGGATTGTTGTGCCATATTTTGGGGTGGTTTCTATTGAGAGGAAAAATGGCCGGGGAGCTGCAGGGACTCATGATGGAAATGAGATAGCAGTAACAAATGAGGAAGTGGGCTTTAATGGAAACGGATTGGATCTGGTGTTAGATGATTTGCTCTGGGCGTATCAAGGTCCATGGATGGGTAATGATATGGGAGTCCTGCCAGAAGAGGCAAACTCCTATGCTACATTCGACTTGACAAACGACTTCTGGCAGCCGCAATGA
- a CDS encoding uncharacterized protein (COG:S;~EggNog:ENOG410Q1N7;~TransMembrane:1 (o43-61i)) — MSPKPRVITPNTTPHPRAHPHPHPRQPIDIRQTREYKTAARRWTSTIVALPIFLVTSYVLWDRTYGSKKTEKTVRSGEGRE, encoded by the exons ATGTCCCCAAAACCCCGCGTCATAACACCCAACACTACACCACACCCGCGAGCCCATCCGCACCCGCATCCCCGTCAACCAATTGATATCAGACAGACTAGGGAATATAAGACTGCTGCGAGACG ATGGACGTCGACGATCGTGGCGCTGCCGATTTTCCTGGTTACGTCTTATGTGCTTTGGGATCGGA CGTATGGGAGTAAGAAGACGGAGAAGACAGTTCGGTCTGGGGAGGGTCGGGAGTGA
- a CDS encoding histidine phosphatase family protein (COG:S;~EggNog:ENOG410PJ9P;~InterPro:IPR016274,IPR033379,IPR000560,IPR029033;~PFAM:PF00328;~TransMembrane:1 (i46-66o);~go_function: GO:0016791 - phosphatase activity [Evidence IEA]), which produces MTMSDSLYQGRPVPEDRMGDMEKGEYFYGTFRGDQSEKSAEQERSFGVRVMMSIAALILLSLGFSVTGKPVPTTTSDQSSCDTVDGGYQCFSNVSHHWGQYSPYFAVESQSGLSGDVPSECQITFANILSRHGARYPTASKSYKYSSLIKNIQKNATSFPDKYAFLETYEYNLGEDDLTQFGENQLVNSGIKFYNRYENLTRNIVPFIRASGSDRVIASGEKFIEGFQSAKAQDPHAKNQTTPTVNVVIAEGSQYNNTLDHSICMSFENNDDFEDQVADNFTTLITPSIRKRLEADLPGTSLSDSNIINLMDMCAFDTVARTADGSSLSPFCNIFSAEEWRQYNYLNSLKKYYGYGAGNPLGPAQGIGYTNELIARLTHTPVHDHTSTNRTLDSNPNTFPLNTNLYADFGHDNGMISIFFALGLYNSTQDLLQDTIESARDAGGYSASWAVPFAARAYIEMMQCGSAETEPLVRVLVNDRVVPLHGCKTDELGRCRRDEFVRGLGYARSGGNWGSCFK; this is translated from the exons ATGACGATGAGCGATTCGCTATATCAGGGCCGTCCGGTCCCTGAGGACCGCATGGGGGACATGGAAAAGGGCGAGTACTTCTACGGCACTTTTCGCGGTGATCAGAGTGAAAAAAGTGCGGAACAGGAACGGTCATTCGGAGTGCGTGTCATGATGAGCATCGCTGCGCTTATTCTGCTCTCGTTGGGCTTTTC GGTCACTGGAAAACCAGTCCCAACCACGACCTCTGACCAATCCTCCTGCGACACTGTCGACGGGGGATACCAATGCTTCTCCAATGTCTCCCATCACTGGGGACAGTACTCTCCCTACTTCGCCGTAGAGAGCCAGTCCGGCCTCTCTGGTGACGTCCCCTCAGAGTGCCAAATTACCTTTGCGAATATACTCTCGCGACATGGAGCTCGGTACCCAACAGCATCCAAGAGCTACAAGTATTCATCCCTCATCAAGAATATCCAGAAAAACGCGACCTCGTTTCCGGATAAGTATGCCTTCCTCGAGACATACGAGTATAATCTAGGCGAAGACGACCTGACCCAATTCGGCGAAAACCAACTCGTCAACTCGGGAATCAAATTCTACAACCGCTACGAAAACCTCACAAGAAACATCGTCCCGTTCATCCGCGCATCCGGCTCAGACCGCGTCATCGCCTCCGGCGAGAAATTCATCGAGGGCTTCCAATCTGCTAAGGCCCAAGACCCTCACGCCAAAAACCAAACAACCCCCACCGTCAACGTCGTCATCGCCGAAGGCTCCCAATACAACAACACCCTCGACCACAGCATCTGCATGAGCTTCGAGAACAACGACGACTTCGAAGACCAGGTCGCCGATAACTTCACTACCCTCATCACCCCCTCCATCCGCAAGCGCCTCGAGGCCGACCTCCCAGGAACATCCCTCTCAGACtccaacatcatcaacctcaTGGACATGTGCGCCTTCGACACCGTCGCCCGTACCGCAGACGGCAGCAGCCTCTCCCCCTTCTGCAACATCTTCTCCGCCGAAGAATGGCGCCAGTACAACTACCTCAACAGCCTCAAGAAATACTACGGCTACGGTGCAGGGAATCCCCTCGGACCCGCCCAAGGCATCGGCTACACAAACGAGCTCATCGCCCGTCTAACCCATACCCCGGTGCACGACCACACGAGTACAAACCGCACCCTCGACTCGAACCCCAACACTTTCCCACTAAACACAAACCTGTACGCGGACTTCGGGCACGACAACGGTATGATCTCGATTTTCTTCGCCCTGGGCCTGTACAATAGCACGCAGGACCTCTTGCAGGATACCATTGAATCCGCGAGGGACGCAGGCGGGTACTCGGCGTCGTGGGCTGTGCCGTTTGCTGCGCGCGCGTATATCGAGATGATGCAGTGCGGGTCGGCGGAGACGGAGCCGCTTGTCCGTGTGCTTGTTAACGACAGAGTCGTGCCGTTGCATGGGTGTAAGACTGATGAGCTGGGGAGGTGTCGGAGGGATGAGTTTGTGAGGGGACTGGGGTATGCGAGGTCTGGGGGAAATTGGGGGAGCTGTTTCAAGTGA
- a CDS encoding uncharacterized protein (COG:S;~EggNog:ENOG410PRBS;~InterPro:IPR004827;~go_function: GO:0003700 - DNA-binding transcription factor activity [Evidence IEA];~go_process: GO:0006355 - regulation of transcription, DNA-templated [Evidence IEA]): MPVSHNRSLSGSSSDDLSPTPTAATSTEESHSPVDKKRKTPADSESPETRDSERPRPVSWPSGPVEPPTQLPPIAMPSILNPAKGASHVRMPSSPTPRFAHPSSAHPAKRLSLSPGSQHRSMTTPISSSYPGKLSTNNSPLAQESRSGVYSTPGSPLTLDPPIMSAAAPTSTSVHSTPTFHSRRISANPTPNPSPQETTASTPQSIYSHFGRSSPSLSGQSQVPPMMHPSPYGTPDSASRFPHAMGGHRYPTEPPMGMQPDQNGALIPCVLDLKSGSSSQAEKRKANSDASRRFRNRKRNELQMEQKITAQQEEMRKQADLLHRQTQEIQALAQEREYYRSERDFYREQLGRVLPPSQLPARPASPRALSSAMEKPGNESVWQQGAAPATSLPAPIPATRAPGTWTTAPSAYTTAPSANTAEEPARSLPQISATWARS, translated from the coding sequence ATGCCCGTGTCGCACAACCGTTCCCTTTCGGGCTCCTCGTCTGATGACCTTTCCCCGACTCCTACGGCAGCAACATCAACAGAAGAATCCCACAGTCCGGTTgacaagaagaggaagacaccGGCAGACAGTGAGTCTCCCGAGACGCGGGACTCTGAGCGTCCTCGGCCGGTCTCCTGGCCTTCGGGGCCCGTGGAACCTCCGACGCAGCTTCCTCCAATTGCTATGCCTTCCATCCTGAACCCGGCCAAGGGGGCATCTCATGTCCGCATGCCATCCTCTCCCACCCCACGTTTCGCCCATCCGTCGTCGGCCCACCCGGCCAAACGGCTCTCGCTGTCCCCAGGATCGCAGCACCGCTCGATGACCACACCTATCTCGAGCAGCTATCCCGGAAAGCTGAGCACAAATAACTCTCCCTTGGCACAAGAGTCCCGGTCCGGTGTGTACAGCACGCCTGGATCACCACTGACCTTGGACCCTCCGATAATGTCTGCCGCAGCGCCAACATCGACCTCTGTCCACTCTACGCCAACCTTCCACAGCCGGCGGATCAGTGCGAACCCAACTCCCAACCCAAGTCCGCAAGAAACAACCGCCAGCACTCCCCAGTCCATCTACAGCCACTTTGGACGGTCGTCCCCTTCCTTGTCTGGGCAATCGCAGGTGCCACCCATGATGCATCCTTCGCCCTACGGGACACCCGACTCTGCCAGCCGTTTCCCACATGCGATGGGGGGCCATCGCTACCCCACAGAGCCCCCGATGGGTATGCAGCCGGACCAGAACGGCGCATTGATTCCGTGCGTGTTGGACCTCAAGTCCGGCTCCTCGAGCCAGGCAGAGAAGCGCAAGGCCAACAGCGATGCGTCGCGCCGGTTCCGCAACCGCAAGCGGAATGAGCTGCAGATGGAGCAGAAGATTACTGCCCAACAGGAGGAGATGCGCAAGCAGGCAGACCTCCTGCATCGCCAAACCCAAGAAATCCAGGCCCTAGCGCAGGAACGCGAGTACTACCGTTCCGAGCGGGATTTTTACCGGGAACAACTCGGTCGCGTGCTCCCGCCCAGCCAGCTTCCTGCACGCCCAGCCTCACCTCGGGCACTGTCGTCCGCCATGGAAAAGCCCGGCAATGAGTCGGTGTGGCAGCAGGGTGCAGCACCCGCGACAAGCCTTCCGGCCCCCATTCCCGCCACGAGGGCGCCAGGCACATGGACGACGGCGCCATCCGCATACACTACCGCTCCATCCGCGAACACCGCGGAGGAGCCGGCCCGATCATTGCCTCAGATCTCCGCGACCTGGGCACGGTCCTAA